One region of Macadamia integrifolia cultivar HAES 741 unplaced genomic scaffold, SCU_Mint_v3 scaffold1457, whole genome shotgun sequence genomic DNA includes:
- the LOC122063798 gene encoding factor of DNA methylation 1, which produces MDYDSEEDSDISESEIDEYKEKPYEQLKAGKLKVKYSDVAFRCPFCTGKKKQDYRFKDLLQHASGVGKGSSNRSAKQKANHLALAKYLETDLADASGPLQPVVVQEPDAKSTEQDDLFVWPWKGIIVNLSSKLKNGEGPSTYASWIEEELSEYRILEVHTLGTEQDSTVYAIVDFSKGWPGFKDAMEFEKAFEANHHGKKDWNEQRKDLDLNIYGWFARADDYNSEGPVGDYLRENGDLKTIADIAQEAIEQTNNVVANLTNEIDVTNENIDELQYKCNEQSMSLSRTIEEKERLHQAYNEEMRRLQRMSRDHALRILEENEMLRYQLDSQKKKLELRSKQLNKQESLNELERSKLNDEIEKNILKNNSLNMASMEQQRADENVLRLIEEQKREKEAALSKILELEKQLDAKQKLELEIEELKGNLEVMKHMAGDDDTGVQKKMIEMTQELNEKIGDLNDMEDMHQTLVVKERQSNDELQEARNELIEGLQEMLSGKTLIGIKKMGELDAKPFQNACKQRFPPGEASVKSVELCSLWQEEIRNSGWYPFKIVIANGREKDTVDEDDEMLKNLRKDWGDEIHTAVVNALLEINEYNPSGRYPVHELWNFKEERKATLKEVVSYILKQLRMVKRKK; this is translated from the exons ATGGACTATGATTCAGAAGAAGACTCAGATATCAGTGAATCTGAGATTGATGAGTACAAAGAGAAACCATATGAACAACTGAAGGCTGGAAAGCTCAAAGTAAAGTATTCAGATGTTGCCTTTAGATGCCCCTTCTGTACAgggaagaaaaaacaagattATCGTTTCAAGGACCTACTCCAACATGCTTCTGGAGTAGGTAAAGGTTCATCTAATAGAAGTGCAAAGCAAAAGGCAAACCATCTCGCCTTAGCCAAGTACTTAGAAACAGACCTGGCTGATGCATCGGGTCCATTACAACCTGTGGTTGTGCAGGAGCCAGATGCTAAGTCCACTGAGCAAGATGACCTGTTTGTTTGGCCTTGGAAAGGAATCATTGTTAACCTTTCCTCCAAGCTGAAGAATGGCGAAGGCCCTAGTACGTATGCATCTTGGATTGAAGAAGAACTTTCTGAATATAGAATTTTAGAAGTTCATACATTAGGGACAGAACAAGACTCTACAGTATATGCTATTGTAGACTTCAGTAAAGGCTGGCCCGGATTCAAGGATGCTATGGAATTCGAGAAAGCTTTTGAAGCTAATCATCATGGGAAAAAGGACTGGAATGAACAGAGGAAAGACCTTGATCTAAACATTTATGGTTGGTTTGCACGTGCAGATGATTATAATTCAGAAGGCCCAGTTGGAGATTACCTTCGAGAGAATGGAGACTTGAAAACCATTGCTGACATTGCACAAGAAGCAATAGAGCAAACAAACAATGTTGTGGCAAACCTAACTAACGAAATTGATGTCACAAATGAAAATATAGATGAACTACAATATAAGTGCAATGAGCAGAGTATGTCTTTAAGTAGGACaatagaagagaaggagaggctACATCAAGCTTACAATGAAG AAATGAGGAGGCTGCAACGCATGTCACGTGATCATGCTCTTAGGATTCTTGAGGAGAATGAAATGCTAAGATATCAGTTGGATTCTcaaaaaaagaaacttgaaTTGCGGAGCAAACAACTGAACAAACAAGAATCCCTAAATGAACTTGAGAGAAGCAAACTCAATGACGAGATTGAGAAG aatattttgaaaaacaatTCACTTAACATGGCATCCATGGAGCAGCAAAGGGCTGATGAGAATGTCTTGAGATTGATTGAGGAGCAAAAG AGGGAGAAAGAAGCAGCTTTGAGTAAGATACTTGAGCTGGAGAAGCAGTTGGATGCCAAACAGAAACTGGAGTTAGAAATTGAGGAGTTGAAAGGGAATTTAGAGGTGATGAAACACATGGCGGGTGACGATGATACAGGagttcagaagaagatgatagagATGACCCaagaattgaatgaaaagaTAGGAGATTTGAATGATATGGAAGATATGCATCAAACACTCGTAGTCAAAGAGCGCCAGAGTAATGATGAGCTGCAAGAGGCTCGTAACGAATTGATTGAA ggTTTGCAGGAGATGTTGAGTGGGAAAACTTTGATTGGAATCAAGAAAATGGGGGAACTCGATGCAAAGCCATTTCAAAATGCATGCAAGCAAAGATTTCCACCAGGAGAAGCATCTGTTAAATCTGTTGAACTTTGCAGCTTATGGCAAGAAGAAATCAGAAATTCAGGATGGTATCCATTTAAGATTGTCATTGCCAACGGTAGAGAGAAA GACACAGTAGATGAAGACGATGAGATGTTAAAAAATCTAAGGAAAGATTGGGGTGATGAGATTCATACTGCTGTTGTTAATGCCTTGCTAGAGATCAATGAGTACAATCCCAGTGGAAGGTATCCTGTACATGAGCTTTGGAACtttaaagaagagaggaaagccACATTAAAGGAGGTTGTCAGTTATATATTGAAGCAATTGAGGATGGTGAAGCGCAAAAAATGA